A region from the Panicum hallii strain FIL2 chromosome 1, PHallii_v3.1, whole genome shotgun sequence genome encodes:
- the LOC112900770 gene encoding uncharacterized protein LOC112900770 has translation MSSGRPSASAMDADAGPSPPRSKKRPSGKSDSDWSPNPSPRGSPSEHKRRRRTSAESAALALTAVAARASAASSDAGRGAVRRSLRPRRRAARVDGGDGGIQMLGDAAARVGGGRGGVKKYWSDADEFTLLAAAVAFRERNGRAPRLPDMAELFDSISDSISPDIDQFMVYYKMKRLKSKFQHSNGPSDRRLRNLCSILWGVGVVPSSEDDSDAAERRSVPDAAAMMPVVTEVLGEYWKTNERVMAPVPLEKGLSLLGKKEGRLLETKWRQQLDEEMQSQMRQHDLAKEVCGLLTDAIKGLGP, from the coding sequence GGACGCCGACGCGGGCCCCTCCCCTCCCAGATCGAAGAAGCGCCCGTCCGGCAAGAGCGACAGCGACTGGAGCCCAAACCCTAGCCCCCGCGGCTCCCCGAGCGAGCATAAGCGCAGGCGCCGTACGTCCGCGGAGTCCGCCGCGCTCGCGCTCACCGCGGTGGCCGCCCGCGCGTCCGCGGCCAGCTCCGACGCGGGCCGCGGCGCCGTCCGGAGGAGCCTACGCCCGCGGCGACGCGCGGCCCGCGTTGACGGAGGCGACGGGGGCATCCAGATGCTCGGGGACGCGGCCGCCCGCGTCGGCGGAGGCCGTGGCGGCGTCAAGAAGTACTGGAGCGACGCCGACGAGTTcacgctcctcgccgccgccgttgccttCCGCGAGCGCAACGGCCGAGCCCCGCGCCTCCCAGATATGGCCGAGCTGTTCGACTCCATCAGCGATTCCATCTCCCCGGACATCGACCAGTTCATGGTGTACTACAAGATGAAGCGGTTGAAGAGCAAGTTCCAGCACTCTAATGGCCCGAGCGACCGTCGCCTGCGCAACCTGTGCTCCATCCTGTGGGGCGTCGGCGTCGTTCCCTCTTCCGAGGACGACTCGGACGCCGCCGAGAGACGTAGTGTCCCGGATGCAGCAGCCATGATGCCGGTGGTCACCGaggtgctcggtgagtactggAAAACCAATGAGCGAGTCATGGCGCCGGTGCCCCTTGAGAAGGGTCTGTCACTATTAGGCAAAAAAGAGGGCAGATTGCTTGAAACCAAGTGGAGGCAGCAGCTTGATGAAGAGATGCAATCGCAGATGCGGCAGCATGATCTGGCCAAGGAAGTCTGCGGCTTGCTCACTGATGCCATCAAGGGCCTTGGCCCTTAG
- the LOC112873946 gene encoding soluble inorganic pyrophosphatase 6, chloroplastic yields MATAATASATAATRFTLLAGAGLRSRASRLSTAVRFQRQRGLTTTALLKTADLRPKEQGQPETLDYRVFLVDGGGRKVSPWHDVPLRAGDGVFHFIVEIPKESSAKMEVATDEAFTPIKQDTKKGNLRYYPYNINWNYGLFPQTWEDPTSANSDVEGAFGDNDPVDVVEIGERRANVGDVLRVKPLAALAMIDEGELDWKIVAISLDDPKASLVNDVDDVEKHFPGTLTAIRDWFRDYKIPDGKPANRFGLGNKPTSKEYALKVIQETNESWEKLVKRNIPAGELSLA; encoded by the exons ATGGCGACCGCGGCGACGGCGTCCGCTACGGCGGCGACCCGCTTCACGCTCCTTGCCGGCGCCGGCCTCCGCAGCCGCGCCAGCCGCCTCTCCACCGCCGTGCGGTTCCAGCGCCAGCGGGGGCTCACCACCACCGCGCTCCTAAAGACCGCCGACCTCCGGCCCAAGGAGCAGGGCCAGCCCGAGACGCTCGACTACCGCGTGTTCCTCGTCGACGGCGGGGGCCGGAAGGTGTCGCCGTGGCACGACGTGCCGCTGCGCGCCGGGGACGGGGTGTTCCACTTCATCGTCGAGATCCCCAAGGAGAGCAGCGCCAAGATGGAGGTCGCCACCGACGAGGCCTTCACGCCCATCAAGCAGGACACCAAGAAGGGCAACCTCCGATATTACCC GTACAATATCAATTGGAACTATGGATTATTTCCTCAAACATGGGAAGACCCAACTTCTGCAAATTCTGATGTTGAAGGAGCATTCGGAGATAATGATCCTG TTGATGTTGTTGAGATAGGTGAAAGACGTGCCAATGTTGGGGATGTCCTTAGGGTTAAACCATTGGCAGCTTTAGCAATGATTGATGAGGGGGAGCTCGACTGGAAAATTGTGGCCATTTCTTTGGATGACCCCAAAGCATCTCTTGTTAATGATGTGGATGATGTAGAGAAGCATTTTCCG GGGACACTGACTGCCATCAGAGACTGGTTCAGAGACTACAAGATACCAGATGGAAAGCCTGCCAACAGATTTGGTCTCGGCAACAAGCCCACAAGCAAA GAATATGCTCTGAAGGTCATTCAGGAAACCAACGAATCATGGGAGAAATTGGTGAAGAGGAATATCCCTGCTGGAGAGCTCTCACTAGCCTAA